In Eulemur rufifrons isolate Redbay chromosome 3, OSU_ERuf_1, whole genome shotgun sequence, a single window of DNA contains:
- the RRM2B gene encoding ribonucleoside-diphosphate reductase subunit M2 B isoform X1, producing MGDPERPEAARPELDERLSSDTNENEVMSNEEPLLKKSSRRFVIFPIQYPDIWKMYKQAQASFWTAEEVDLSKDLPHWNKLKSDEKYFISHILAFFAASDGIVNENLVERFSQEVQVPEARCFYGFQILIENVHSEMYSLLIDTYIRDPKKREFLFNAIETMPCVKKKADWALRWIADRKATFGERVVAFAAVEGIFFSGSFAAIFWLKKRGLMPGLTFSNELISRDEGLHCDFACLMFQYLVNKPSEERVREIIVEAVKIEQEFLTEALPVGLIGMNCILMKQYIEFVADRLLVELGFSKVFQAENPFDFMENISLQGKTNFFEKRVSEYQRFAVMAETTDNVFTLDADF from the exons ATGGGCGACCCGGAAAGGCCGGAAGCTGCCAGGCCCGAGCTGGATGAG aggtTATCTTCAGATACCAACGAAAATGAAGTGATGTCAAATGAAGAGCCACTACTAAAAAAGAGTTCTCGCCGATTTGTCATCTTTCCAATCCAGTACCCTGATATTTGGAAAATGTATAAACAGGCACAAGCATCCTTCTGGACAGCAGAAGAG GTCGACTTATCAAAGGATCTCCCTCACTGGAACAAGCTTAAATCAGATGAGAAGTATTTTATCTCTCACATCTTAGCCTTTTTCGCAGCCAGTGATGGAATTGTAAATGAAAATTTG GTGGAGCGCTTTAGTCAGGAGGTGCAGGTTCCAGAGGCTCGTTGTTTCTATGGCTTTCAAATTCTCATCGAGAATGTTCACTCAGAGATGTACAGTTTGCTAATAGACACTTACATCAGAGATCCCAAGAAAAG ggaatttttatttaatgcaatTGAAACAATGCCATGTGTTAAGAAAAAAGCAGATTGGGCCTTGCGGTGGATAGCAGATAGAAAAGCTACTTTTG GGGAAAGAGTGGTGGCCTTTGCTGCTGTAGAAGGAATTTTCTTCTCGGGATCTTTTGCTGCTATATTCTGGCTAAAGAAGAGAGGTCTTATGCCTGGACTCACTTTTTCCAATGAACTCATCAGCAGAGATGAA gGACTTCACTGTGACTTTGCTTGCCTGATGTTTCAGTACTTAGTAAATAAGCCTTCAGAAGAAAGGGTCAGGGAGATCATTGTTGAGGCTGTCAAAATTGAGCAG GAGTTTTTAACAGAAGCTTTGCCAGTTGGGCTCATTGGAATGAATTGCATTTTGATGAAACAGTACATTGAGTTTGTAGCTGACAGATTACTTGTGGAACTTGGATTCTCGAag gttTTCCAGGCAGAAAATCCCTTTGATTTTATGGAAAACATTTCTttgcaaggaaaaacaaatttctttgaGAAACGAGTTTCAGAGTACCAGCGTTTTGCGGTTATGGCAGAAACCACAGATAATGTCTTCACCTTggatgcagatttttaa
- the RRM2B gene encoding ribonucleoside-diphosphate reductase subunit M2 B isoform X2 gives MGDPERPEAARPELDEVDLSKDLPHWNKLKSDEKYFISHILAFFAASDGIVNENLVERFSQEVQVPEARCFYGFQILIENVHSEMYSLLIDTYIRDPKKREFLFNAIETMPCVKKKADWALRWIADRKATFGERVVAFAAVEGIFFSGSFAAIFWLKKRGLMPGLTFSNELISRDEGLHCDFACLMFQYLVNKPSEERVREIIVEAVKIEQEFLTEALPVGLIGMNCILMKQYIEFVADRLLVELGFSKVFQAENPFDFMENISLQGKTNFFEKRVSEYQRFAVMAETTDNVFTLDADF, from the exons ATGGGCGACCCGGAAAGGCCGGAAGCTGCCAGGCCCGAGCTGGATGAG GTCGACTTATCAAAGGATCTCCCTCACTGGAACAAGCTTAAATCAGATGAGAAGTATTTTATCTCTCACATCTTAGCCTTTTTCGCAGCCAGTGATGGAATTGTAAATGAAAATTTG GTGGAGCGCTTTAGTCAGGAGGTGCAGGTTCCAGAGGCTCGTTGTTTCTATGGCTTTCAAATTCTCATCGAGAATGTTCACTCAGAGATGTACAGTTTGCTAATAGACACTTACATCAGAGATCCCAAGAAAAG ggaatttttatttaatgcaatTGAAACAATGCCATGTGTTAAGAAAAAAGCAGATTGGGCCTTGCGGTGGATAGCAGATAGAAAAGCTACTTTTG GGGAAAGAGTGGTGGCCTTTGCTGCTGTAGAAGGAATTTTCTTCTCGGGATCTTTTGCTGCTATATTCTGGCTAAAGAAGAGAGGTCTTATGCCTGGACTCACTTTTTCCAATGAACTCATCAGCAGAGATGAA gGACTTCACTGTGACTTTGCTTGCCTGATGTTTCAGTACTTAGTAAATAAGCCTTCAGAAGAAAGGGTCAGGGAGATCATTGTTGAGGCTGTCAAAATTGAGCAG GAGTTTTTAACAGAAGCTTTGCCAGTTGGGCTCATTGGAATGAATTGCATTTTGATGAAACAGTACATTGAGTTTGTAGCTGACAGATTACTTGTGGAACTTGGATTCTCGAag gttTTCCAGGCAGAAAATCCCTTTGATTTTATGGAAAACATTTCTttgcaaggaaaaacaaatttctttgaGAAACGAGTTTCAGAGTACCAGCGTTTTGCGGTTATGGCAGAAACCACAGATAATGTCTTCACCTTggatgcagatttttaa